From Alienimonas californiensis, a single genomic window includes:
- a CDS encoding aspartate-semialdehyde dehydrogenase produces MKFGTVAVVGATGAVGRIIRERLEAREFPADRFRFLATKRSAGSTITFRGQEITVEEVSPEAFEGCDLVIASTPDEAARDLLPHALKAGAVVIDESGYWRMNDEVALVVPEINPDAARTAAAEGRLIASPNCSTTQMVQCLKPLHDAAGLTRVTVSTYQAVSGAGLSGTAELLESTKAALENGSFVATTFQRPIGFNLIPQIGSFKEQGGEGDGYTSEEMKMVRETRKILGLPGLRVNPTCVRVPVADCHSETIACEFDRPLSVAEAREALAAFPGIAVIDDPLAGKYPTPRDCAGDDRTFVGRLRKDLSCENGVTFWCVSDNLRKGAATNAVQIAELLAND; encoded by the coding sequence ATGAAGTTTGGAACCGTCGCCGTCGTGGGGGCCACCGGGGCCGTCGGACGGATCATCCGCGAACGGCTCGAAGCGCGGGAGTTCCCCGCCGATCGGTTCCGCTTTCTCGCCACCAAACGCAGCGCCGGCTCCACGATTACCTTCCGCGGACAGGAGATCACCGTCGAGGAGGTCAGTCCGGAGGCGTTCGAGGGCTGTGACCTGGTCATCGCCAGCACCCCGGACGAGGCCGCCCGCGATCTATTGCCGCACGCCCTGAAGGCCGGGGCGGTGGTGATCGACGAGTCCGGCTATTGGCGGATGAACGACGAGGTCGCGCTGGTCGTGCCGGAGATCAACCCGGACGCCGCCCGCACCGCCGCGGCGGAGGGGCGTCTGATCGCCTCGCCGAACTGCTCGACCACGCAGATGGTGCAGTGCCTCAAGCCCCTGCACGATGCGGCCGGTCTGACCCGCGTGACGGTCTCCACCTATCAGGCCGTCAGTGGCGCCGGCCTCTCCGGCACGGCGGAACTGCTCGAGTCGACGAAGGCGGCGCTGGAGAACGGTTCGTTCGTCGCCACCACCTTCCAACGGCCGATCGGCTTCAACCTGATCCCGCAGATCGGCTCCTTCAAGGAGCAGGGCGGGGAGGGGGACGGCTACACCTCCGAGGAGATGAAGATGGTCCGCGAGACCCGCAAAATCCTCGGGTTGCCGGGTTTGCGGGTGAACCCGACCTGCGTGCGGGTGCCGGTCGCGGACTGCCACAGCGAAACGATCGCCTGCGAGTTCGACCGCCCGCTCTCCGTCGCCGAGGCCCGCGAGGCGCTGGCCGCATTCCCGGGGATCGCCGTGATCGACGACCCGCTCGCCGGCAAATACCCGACGCCCCGCGACTGCGCCGGCGACGACCGCACCTTCGTCGGCCGCCTCCGCAAGGACCTCTCCTGCGAGAACGGCGTCACCTTCTGGTGCGTCTCCGACAACCTCCGCAAAGGCGCCGCGACCAACGCGGTCCAGATCGCAGAACTGCTCGCGAACGACTGA
- a CDS encoding 6-phosphofructokinase: protein MPSPLARPPVPTTDVKRAAMLFSGGPAPAANAVISTAADAFLRSGLDAIGIRHGYSELMKYDGTELKEGEAYLRFDTKELERSRTSGGITIGTARANPGKFVKCPADLKDPEKTAPLKTVYDALRSLEVDALISIGGDDTLKTANKFALFQETLPEGSPKIKVVHVPKTIDNDYNGIDFTFGFFTAVEVLAQEVRNLLEDARAQRSYFLCECMGRSAGWLAYGTAISGGASLVISVEDIVGKYAQTETVDGKERQMMNLEAVVDRMVDTILTREREDGRQYGIICVAEGLAELLPASALEGVERDDHGHIAVADVQLGRLLAERVEAAYAKKTGGERKVKPLQLGYESRCARPTAFDVILGSQLGVGAYRALVEEQKTGVMISVERQFDLHYVPFEELVDPGNLVTKVRYIETGSDFHTLARFLETHILADQSPEDPMTNR from the coding sequence ATGCCCTCGCCCCTCGCCCGTCCGCCCGTTCCCACCACCGACGTGAAGCGGGCGGCGATGCTGTTCTCCGGCGGCCCCGCCCCGGCCGCCAACGCGGTCATCAGCACCGCCGCCGACGCCTTCCTCCGCAGCGGTCTGGACGCCATCGGCATCCGCCACGGCTACTCGGAGCTGATGAAGTACGACGGCACGGAGCTGAAGGAGGGCGAAGCCTACCTGCGGTTCGACACCAAGGAGCTGGAACGCTCCCGCACCTCCGGCGGCATCACGATCGGCACCGCCCGGGCCAACCCGGGCAAGTTCGTGAAGTGCCCGGCCGACCTGAAGGACCCGGAAAAGACCGCCCCCCTCAAGACGGTCTACGACGCCCTGCGGTCGTTGGAGGTCGACGCCCTGATCAGCATCGGCGGAGACGACACGCTCAAGACGGCGAATAAGTTCGCCCTGTTCCAGGAGACCCTCCCGGAGGGCTCGCCGAAGATCAAGGTGGTGCACGTCCCGAAGACGATCGACAACGACTACAACGGGATCGACTTCACCTTCGGCTTCTTCACCGCCGTCGAGGTGCTGGCCCAGGAGGTCCGCAACCTGCTGGAAGACGCCCGCGCCCAGCGGAGCTACTTCCTCTGCGAGTGCATGGGCCGCAGCGCCGGCTGGCTGGCCTACGGCACGGCGATCAGCGGGGGCGCCTCGCTGGTGATCTCCGTGGAGGACATCGTCGGCAAGTACGCCCAAACGGAGACCGTCGACGGCAAGGAACGCCAGATGATGAACCTCGAGGCCGTCGTCGACCGGATGGTCGACACGATCCTCACCCGCGAACGTGAGGACGGCCGGCAGTACGGCATCATCTGCGTCGCCGAGGGCCTCGCCGAACTGCTGCCCGCCAGCGCCCTGGAGGGCGTCGAGCGGGACGACCACGGCCACATCGCCGTCGCCGACGTTCAGCTCGGTCGGCTGCTCGCCGAGCGGGTCGAAGCGGCCTACGCCAAAAAGACCGGCGGCGAGCGGAAGGTCAAACCGCTCCAGCTTGGTTATGAGAGCCGCTGCGCCCGGCCGACGGCGTTTGACGTGATCCTCGGCAGCCAGCTCGGCGTCGGCGCCTACCGGGCGCTGGTCGAGGAGCAAAAGACCGGCGTGATGATCTCCGTCGAACGCCAGTTCGACCTGCACTACGTGCCGTTCGAAGAGCTGGTCGACCCGGGCAACCTCGTCACCAAGGTCCGCTATATCGAGACCGGCAGCGACTTCCACACCCTCGCCCGGTTCCTGGAGACCCACATCCTCGCGGATCAGTCTCCCGAAGACCCGATGACGAACCGCTGA
- a CDS encoding diaminopimelate decarboxylase, whose product MSAVLDPPASSSAPSSAEGTGAPVKPLPIDAAKLCELADELPTPFHIYDEAGIRANARRLNAAFAWNPGFREYFAVKATPTPGILELFRDENCGMDCSSAAELMLCDRIGVTGERIMFTSNNTPAVEFRRAKELGAILNLDDLTHLPYVAEEAGGLPETLCFRFNPGPLRGGNAIIGKPEDAKYGFTREQLFDGYRQAQAGGVKRFGLHAMVASNELDPQFFVDTARMLFALAVEVHEATGVRIEFVNLGGGIGIPYRPGQEAVSYEQVSEGTKAAYDEIVLPAGLDPLAVYMENGRCMTGPYGVLVTKAVHRKEIYKRYVGVDACMANLMRPGMYGAYHHVSVLGRGGEKVNAPSAGPVDVVGSLCENNDKFAIDRELPAVERGDVLAIHDAGAHGHSMGFQYNGKLRSAEYLLKEDGSVEQIRRAETYDDLFATLNV is encoded by the coding sequence ATGTCCGCCGTCCTCGATCCCCCCGCCTCGTCCTCCGCCCCCTCCTCCGCGGAGGGAACCGGCGCCCCGGTCAAGCCGCTGCCGATCGACGCGGCGAAGCTGTGCGAACTGGCGGACGAACTGCCCACGCCGTTCCACATCTACGACGAGGCCGGTATCCGCGCGAACGCCCGCCGGCTGAACGCCGCCTTCGCCTGGAACCCGGGCTTCCGCGAATACTTCGCGGTCAAAGCGACGCCCACGCCGGGCATCCTGGAACTATTCCGCGACGAGAACTGCGGGATGGACTGCTCCAGCGCCGCGGAACTGATGCTCTGCGATCGCATCGGCGTGACGGGCGAACGGATCATGTTCACCTCCAACAACACCCCCGCCGTGGAGTTTCGTCGGGCGAAGGAGCTGGGGGCGATCCTCAACCTGGACGATCTGACCCACCTGCCCTACGTCGCCGAAGAGGCGGGCGGGCTGCCGGAGACGCTTTGTTTCCGGTTCAACCCCGGCCCCCTGCGGGGCGGAAATGCGATTATCGGCAAGCCGGAGGACGCCAAGTACGGCTTCACCCGCGAGCAACTGTTCGACGGCTACCGACAGGCGCAGGCCGGCGGGGTGAAGCGGTTCGGGCTGCACGCGATGGTCGCCAGCAACGAACTCGACCCGCAGTTCTTCGTCGACACCGCCCGCATGCTGTTCGCCCTCGCCGTCGAGGTGCACGAGGCGACGGGCGTGCGGATTGAGTTCGTGAACCTCGGCGGCGGCATCGGCATCCCCTACCGGCCCGGGCAGGAGGCGGTGAGCTACGAACAGGTCTCCGAGGGGACGAAGGCCGCCTACGACGAGATCGTCCTCCCCGCCGGGCTCGATCCGCTGGCGGTGTATATGGAGAACGGCCGCTGCATGACCGGCCCGTACGGCGTGCTGGTCACCAAGGCGGTGCACCGCAAGGAGATCTACAAGCGGTACGTCGGCGTGGACGCCTGCATGGCGAACCTGATGCGGCCCGGCATGTACGGCGCCTACCACCACGTCAGCGTGCTGGGCCGTGGCGGGGAGAAGGTCAACGCCCCCAGCGCCGGGCCGGTCGACGTGGTCGGCTCCCTGTGTGAGAACAACGACAAGTTCGCCATCGACCGCGAACTGCCCGCCGTCGAGCGCGGGGACGTGCTGGCGATCCACGACGCCGGCGCCCACGGGCACAGCATGGGCTTCCAGTACAACGGTAAGCTCCGCAGCGCGGAGTACCTGTTGAAGGAAGACGGCTCCGTCGAGCAGATTCGCCGGGCGGAGACCTACGACGACCTGTTCGCCACGCTCAACGTCTGA
- a CDS encoding response regulator → MPRRPAERPAARTLFGRRSTARRFLTAAPLAGALLCPLSAPAQDEPVADPSAAGQPAAAATGAAEIDAPNPLAAEPGTVEEFVSAAARLRRVARPGLARRYLRTLLDSQPSDDALLEARDALGPAIFFELAADPQLRPEGQTLQDRVREAVLARGADPARLDGLIDALIANQREREAATEALTGLGAAATPRLTERLVASVDAVTGDADLTEAITRLLGRLRGLSVPPLTAVLRSPQAPAAARAAVAAALGTTGSQEALDALLTPAFAPDETPSVQLAAQAGLLRLTDGDSLRGLADAAADRLKQRAETLLSDPPAIDSGAADVPLYRYDAAENRLIPAPLAPAVAGRYRAATAAAGAARIAPHRENLHVLELTAALAYEASLAGRGQFLPRGEGTVHRAALSAGSTRLLKALQTALDLGASDAAAAALQVLLDVPTPDLLRPVGGGGSPVVQALRSPAAEVRFLAALLAARANPGPSFTEGAEVVAVFAGALTDAPGGQAVVIDPNPERGSRMAGLLQGFGYRVDLSTSARDGFQRAASGSGADLVAIQANVPDFPVSSLVANLRADARTRAVPLVLYGSERLEPPLSAIANRAGEAVYTEFPVAAETLERRIAPLRQVAEPLPDDLKAEQKRAAAYALSRLAAGDGRTFPLGGAVQELSAAVSDPTVSANVSVALAAIPDAAAQGSLAETLTVVRPGPDAELAAADALTQSVRRYGSLLSDDVVDALRRQAAAAQDPQVRDALLTLSAALPDAEPPLPPDVTLPVQAAVPPQ, encoded by the coding sequence ATGCCCCGCCGCCCCGCCGAACGCCCCGCTGCCCGTACGCTGTTCGGCCGGCGTTCCACGGCGCGACGCTTCCTGACGGCGGCGCCGCTGGCCGGGGCGTTGCTCTGCCCGCTCTCCGCCCCCGCCCAGGACGAGCCGGTCGCTGATCCTTCCGCCGCAGGGCAGCCCGCCGCGGCCGCCACGGGAGCGGCGGAGATCGACGCCCCCAACCCGCTGGCCGCCGAACCGGGCACGGTGGAGGAGTTCGTCAGCGCCGCCGCCCGTCTGCGTCGCGTCGCCCGCCCCGGGCTGGCCCGGCGCTACCTGCGGACGCTGCTCGATTCGCAGCCGTCCGACGACGCCCTGCTGGAAGCCCGCGACGCCCTCGGCCCGGCGATTTTCTTCGAACTGGCCGCCGACCCGCAACTGCGTCCGGAGGGGCAGACCCTCCAGGATCGGGTGCGCGAAGCCGTGCTCGCCCGCGGCGCCGACCCGGCCCGGTTGGACGGGCTGATCGACGCCCTCATCGCGAATCAGCGGGAGCGCGAGGCCGCCACCGAGGCCCTGACCGGGTTGGGCGCCGCCGCCACGCCGCGGCTGACCGAACGGCTGGTCGCCTCGGTGGACGCCGTGACCGGCGATGCGGACCTCACGGAGGCGATCACCCGCCTGCTGGGCCGGCTGCGGGGCCTCTCCGTCCCGCCGCTGACCGCCGTGCTGCGGTCGCCGCAGGCGCCCGCCGCCGCCCGCGCCGCCGTCGCCGCCGCCCTGGGGACGACCGGGTCGCAGGAGGCGCTGGACGCCCTGCTGACCCCGGCGTTCGCCCCCGACGAAACGCCCTCCGTGCAGCTCGCGGCCCAGGCCGGCCTGCTCCGGCTGACGGACGGCGATTCGCTCCGCGGACTGGCCGACGCCGCTGCCGATCGCCTGAAGCAGCGGGCGGAGACGCTGCTGTCCGACCCGCCGGCGATCGATTCCGGCGCCGCCGACGTTCCGCTGTATCGCTACGACGCGGCTGAGAACCGCCTGATCCCGGCGCCGCTCGCCCCGGCCGTCGCGGGTCGGTATCGCGCCGCGACCGCCGCCGCCGGCGCCGCCCGGATCGCTCCCCACCGGGAGAATCTGCACGTGCTGGAACTCACCGCGGCCCTCGCCTACGAGGCGTCGCTGGCCGGTCGCGGGCAGTTCCTGCCGCGGGGCGAAGGCACGGTGCACCGGGCGGCGCTGTCGGCAGGTTCGACGCGCCTGCTGAAGGCGTTGCAGACCGCGTTGGACCTCGGGGCCTCGGACGCCGCCGCCGCCGCGTTGCAGGTGTTGCTCGACGTGCCGACGCCGGACCTTCTGCGGCCGGTCGGCGGGGGCGGTTCGCCGGTCGTGCAGGCGCTGCGGAGCCCGGCGGCGGAGGTGCGGTTCCTCGCCGCCCTGCTGGCCGCCCGCGCCAACCCGGGTCCCTCGTTCACCGAGGGCGCCGAGGTGGTCGCCGTGTTCGCCGGCGCCCTCACCGACGCCCCCGGCGGGCAGGCGGTGGTGATCGATCCCAATCCGGAGCGCGGCTCCCGCATGGCCGGCCTGCTGCAGGGCTTCGGCTATCGGGTCGATTTGTCGACCTCCGCCCGCGACGGCTTCCAGCGGGCCGCCTCGGGGTCGGGGGCGGACCTCGTGGCGATTCAGGCGAACGTGCCGGACTTTCCCGTCTCCTCCCTCGTGGCCAACCTGCGGGCGGACGCCCGCACCCGGGCCGTGCCGCTGGTGCTGTACGGCTCCGAGCGGCTCGAGCCGCCGCTGTCGGCCATCGCGAATCGGGCGGGCGAGGCCGTCTACACGGAGTTCCCCGTCGCCGCCGAAACGCTGGAGCGGCGGATCGCCCCGCTGCGTCAGGTCGCGGAGCCGCTGCCGGACGATCTGAAGGCGGAGCAGAAGCGGGCCGCCGCCTACGCCCTGTCGCGGCTGGCCGCGGGCGACGGGCGGACCTTCCCGCTGGGCGGAGCGGTTCAGGAACTGTCCGCCGCGGTCTCCGACCCGACGGTTTCGGCGAACGTCTCCGTCGCCCTCGCCGCGATTCCGGACGCGGCGGCCCAGGGTTCCCTGGCGGAAACGCTCACCGTCGTCCGTCCCGGTCCCGACGCCGAACTGGCCGCGGCGGACGCCCTCACGCAGTCGGTACGACGCTACGGCTCGCTGCTGAGCGACGACGTCGTGGACGCCCTGCGCCGTCAGGCGGCCGCCGCGCAGGATCCGCAGGTTCGGGACGCACTGCTGACGCTTTCCGCAGCGCTGCCCGACGCGGAACCGCCGCTGCCGCCGGATGTGACGCTTCCTGTTCAGGCAGCCGTGCCGCCTCAGTAA
- a CDS encoding sigma-54 interaction domain-containing protein, whose protein sequence is MVGDSDAMREVYALSRRFARSNSTVLLTGETGTGKELVARAIHDNSHRADGPYVRVNCGALAESLLESELFGHARGAFTSAIENRTGRFEAAHGGTIFLDEINSISKHLQVKLLRVLQEQEFERVGDTRTIRVNTRVIAATNRELLEEVAEDRFREDLYFRLNVLSIDLPPLRDRSEDIPGLAEHFTAVYAARDNKTPPKLAPEVLRLLSKYAFPGNVRELQNYIERALALSEGGALTSELLPDHVRGVRPPLKLVRSGEEDTDDLRRKLVRRELSELPGSTDVHPEILGRLEREVMLQVLRACQGVQTKAAARLGINRNTLHKKIEEHGLTAEVR, encoded by the coding sequence ATGGTGGGGGACTCCGACGCCATGCGAGAGGTCTACGCCCTCTCCCGGCGGTTCGCCCGCTCCAACTCCACCGTGCTGCTGACCGGCGAAACCGGCACCGGCAAGGAGTTGGTCGCCCGGGCGATCCATGACAACAGCCATCGGGCGGACGGGCCGTACGTCCGGGTGAACTGCGGCGCCCTCGCGGAGAGCCTGCTGGAGAGCGAACTGTTCGGTCACGCCCGCGGGGCCTTCACCAGCGCCATCGAGAACCGCACCGGCCGCTTCGAGGCGGCCCACGGCGGCACGATCTTCCTCGACGAGATCAACTCGATCTCCAAGCACCTGCAGGTCAAACTGCTCCGGGTCTTGCAGGAACAGGAGTTCGAACGCGTCGGCGACACCCGCACCATCCGCGTGAACACCCGGGTCATCGCCGCCACAAACCGGGAACTGTTGGAGGAGGTCGCCGAGGATCGCTTCCGGGAAGACCTCTACTTCCGCCTGAACGTGCTGAGCATCGACCTGCCCCCGCTGCGGGACCGCAGCGAGGATATCCCCGGCCTCGCGGAGCACTTCACCGCCGTCTACGCCGCCCGGGACAACAAGACGCCGCCGAAACTCGCGCCGGAAGTCCTGCGGCTGCTGAGTAAGTACGCCTTCCCGGGTAACGTCCGGGAGTTGCAGAACTATATCGAACGGGCGTTGGCCCTGTCCGAAGGCGGCGCCCTCACCAGCGAACTGCTGCCGGACCACGTCCGCGGCGTGCGGCCGCCGCTCAAGCTGGTCCGCAGCGGCGAAGAGGACACCGACGACCTTCGCCGCAAACTGGTGCGGCGGGAGCTGTCCGAACTGCCCGGCAGCACCGACGTGCACCCGGAGATCCTCGGTCGGCTGGAGCGGGAAGTGATGTTGCAGGTCCTCCGCGCCTGCCAGGGCGTGCAGACGAAGGCCGCGGCCCGGTTGGGCATCAATCGCAATACCCTGCACAAGAAAATCGAAGAACACGGTTTGACCGCCGAGGTCCGCTAG
- the ccsA gene encoding cytochrome c biogenesis protein CcsA, with protein MSHVTVFCFLASYAVALTADALRLWGRTVALRWIAWIAAAAGLLAHTWYLALRYTGEWGEAAAAEPWGGRAWILALAWLGAAYYVVATGVERRSALGVFLWPLVLGLVACSYAVPAGPVSLFGEAGGAGGAVRAWAILHAALLLGGLLGVLAGVVTSAMYLVHHRRLRAGKFDPDAVPLFSLERLDRWNRGAVAVAVPLLVLGVTIGLGLVVAGGEGAVGGLWDPVVIGTTLGVFAAGLAVGGFVRRKGQAGRGVALRTLLAFGFLLVTVVGLQVLAGDGGLLESWHAGGGATP; from the coding sequence GTGTCTCACGTCACCGTCTTCTGCTTCCTCGCCAGCTACGCGGTCGCCCTGACCGCGGACGCGTTGCGTCTGTGGGGCCGCACGGTCGCGCTGCGGTGGATCGCCTGGATTGCCGCGGCGGCCGGGCTGCTGGCTCACACCTGGTATCTGGCGCTCCGCTATACCGGCGAATGGGGCGAGGCCGCGGCGGCGGAGCCTTGGGGCGGCCGGGCTTGGATTTTGGCCCTGGCCTGGCTCGGGGCGGCGTACTACGTCGTCGCGACCGGCGTGGAGCGTCGGAGCGCCCTGGGCGTGTTCCTCTGGCCGCTGGTGCTGGGCCTCGTGGCCTGTAGCTACGCGGTGCCGGCGGGGCCGGTCTCCCTGTTCGGGGAGGCCGGGGGCGCCGGCGGGGCCGTGCGGGCCTGGGCGATTTTGCACGCCGCCCTGCTGTTGGGCGGGCTGCTGGGCGTGCTGGCCGGGGTGGTGACCAGCGCGATGTACCTCGTGCACCATCGCCGCCTGCGGGCCGGGAAGTTTGACCCGGACGCCGTCCCGCTGTTCAGTCTCGAACGGCTTGACCGCTGGAACCGCGGGGCGGTGGCCGTCGCGGTGCCGCTGCTGGTCCTGGGGGTGACGATCGGTCTCGGGCTGGTCGTCGCCGGGGGGGAAGGAGCCGTCGGCGGGTTGTGGGACCCGGTGGTGATCGGCACCACGCTGGGCGTCTTCGCCGCGGGGCTGGCGGTGGGCGGGTTCGTGCGGCGGAAAGGGCAGGCGGGCCGCGGCGTGGCCCTCCGCACGCTGCTGGCCTTCGGGTTCCTGCTGGTGACGGTCGTCGGTTTACAGGTGCTCGCCGGGGACGGCGGCCTGCTGGAAAGCTGGCACGCCGGCGGGGGGGCGACTCCGTGA
- the hemA gene encoding glutamyl-tRNA reductase, with the protein MPAPDLGVVFCSHHTADVSLRERLGFSAEALGDAYAKLRERFPASELVVLSTCNRVEVYSAVPPPAAGGQAGLAPRLSDLAGFLSEFHAIPEDAFASHLLERRGPDAVRHLFEVSASLDSLVLGESQIVGQVRDAYDLAQRYEACGPLTHALFQAAFRTASRVRRETKLSDGRTSIASVAVGQFGRNIFERFTDKTVLVIGSGEMADETLRYLHDEGTGRVVIVNRSPERALALAEARGGEVRPWDELDRWLGEADVIVSATGATTPVVSRERFAAARAAAKGRRSGKPVFILDLGLPRDFDPAVSRVDSNVFRYDIDDLEATCDANRRRREKEIGRAKGIVEEETQAFLRGLVHRATGPVIRRLRDEWTAVRDAELQQLYARRPDWTDDDRAAVERSVDRIVNKLLHPPLEALKDEARRGEHATLLDSFRRLFGI; encoded by the coding sequence GTGCCCGCCCCGGATCTCGGGGTCGTGTTCTGTTCGCATCACACCGCGGACGTGAGTCTGCGGGAGCGCCTCGGCTTCTCCGCCGAGGCGCTGGGCGACGCCTACGCCAAACTCCGCGAACGCTTCCCGGCTTCCGAACTGGTTGTGCTCTCCACCTGCAACCGGGTTGAGGTCTATTCCGCCGTGCCGCCGCCCGCGGCCGGGGGGCAGGCCGGGCTGGCCCCGCGACTGTCGGATCTCGCCGGCTTCCTCTCGGAGTTCCACGCGATCCCGGAGGACGCCTTCGCCTCCCACCTGCTGGAACGTCGCGGCCCGGACGCGGTGCGGCACCTGTTCGAGGTCTCCGCCAGCCTCGACAGCCTTGTACTGGGCGAATCGCAGATCGTCGGCCAGGTGCGGGACGCCTACGACCTCGCCCAACGCTACGAGGCCTGCGGCCCGCTCACGCACGCCCTGTTCCAGGCCGCCTTCCGCACCGCCAGTCGGGTGCGGCGGGAGACGAAGTTGTCCGACGGCCGCACGAGCATCGCCAGCGTCGCCGTCGGCCAGTTCGGGCGGAACATCTTCGAGCGGTTCACCGACAAAACCGTGCTGGTGATCGGCTCCGGCGAGATGGCGGACGAAACCCTCCGCTACCTGCACGACGAGGGCACCGGCCGGGTGGTCATCGTGAACCGCTCCCCGGAGCGGGCCCTCGCCCTCGCCGAGGCCCGCGGCGGGGAGGTGCGGCCGTGGGACGAACTGGACCGCTGGCTGGGCGAGGCGGACGTGATCGTCTCCGCCACCGGCGCGACGACGCCGGTCGTGAGCCGCGAACGCTTCGCCGCCGCCCGGGCCGCGGCGAAGGGGCGGCGCTCTGGCAAACCGGTCTTCATTTTGGACCTCGGCCTGCCGCGGGACTTCGACCCGGCCGTCTCCCGCGTGGACTCCAACGTCTTCCGGTACGACATCGACGACCTGGAGGCGACCTGCGACGCCAACCGCCGCCGGCGGGAAAAGGAGATCGGCCGGGCGAAGGGGATCGTCGAGGAAGAGACGCAGGCGTTCCTCCGCGGCCTCGTGCACCGGGCGACCGGGCCGGTGATCCGCCGACTGCGGGACGAATGGACCGCCGTCCGCGACGCCGAGTTGCAGCAGCTCTACGCCCGCCGCCCCGACTGGACCGACGACGACCGGGCCGCGGTGGAACGCAGCGTCGACCGGATCGTCAACAAACTGCTCCACCCGCCGTTGGAGGCGTTGAAGGACGAAGCCCGCCGCGGCGAACACGCCACGCTGCTGGACAGTTTTCGCAGGCTCTTCGGCATCTGA
- the queA gene encoding tRNA preQ1(34) S-adenosylmethionine ribosyltransferase-isomerase QueA, protein MPTPPPDSSPEDPADLSVAAYDYHLPPEQIAARPAPRGTARLLTLDRETGAVGHRSIADLPSLLAPGDRLVLNDSRVVPARLRGVREATGGKWEGLFLSVEADGGGAWRVMSKTRGTLTPGETVRAEGADGATLRLRMERREPGGVWTALPLDDAAAASPFAALEAVGSIPLPPYIGRDDPDEQDRTDYQTVFADRPGSVAAPTAGLHFTPELIAACESTGVNVSRVTLHVGVGTFRPMSGDSLVEHRMHAEFCELSPATAAEVRATREAGGRVVAVGTTACRTLEAAAQANGGAVGPFCGQTEIFIHPPYRFAGIDGLLTNFHLPKSTLLVLVSALAGRERVLAAYREAVTEGYRFFSYGDAMLIL, encoded by the coding sequence ATGCCCACGCCCCCGCCCGATTCGTCGCCGGAAGACCCCGCGGACCTGTCCGTCGCCGCGTACGACTACCACCTGCCGCCGGAGCAGATCGCCGCCCGCCCGGCGCCTCGCGGGACGGCCCGTTTACTGACCCTCGACCGCGAGACCGGCGCCGTCGGCCACCGCTCCATCGCGGACCTGCCGAGCCTCTTGGCGCCTGGCGATCGGCTGGTGCTGAACGATTCCCGGGTCGTCCCCGCCCGGCTCCGCGGGGTGCGGGAGGCGACCGGGGGGAAGTGGGAGGGGCTGTTTCTGTCGGTCGAAGCGGACGGCGGCGGGGCCTGGCGGGTGATGTCGAAGACCCGCGGCACGCTGACGCCCGGCGAAACGGTGCGGGCCGAGGGGGCGGACGGGGCGACGCTCCGGCTGCGGATGGAGCGGCGGGAACCCGGCGGCGTCTGGACCGCCCTCCCGCTGGACGACGCGGCGGCGGCCTCCCCGTTCGCGGCGTTGGAGGCGGTCGGCTCCATCCCGCTGCCGCCCTACATCGGCCGGGACGACCCGGACGAGCAGGACCGCACCGACTATCAGACCGTCTTCGCCGACCGCCCCGGCTCGGTCGCGGCCCCGACCGCGGGACTGCACTTCACGCCAGAGCTAATCGCGGCGTGTGAGTCAACGGGAGTCAATGTCTCCCGGGTGACTCTCCATGTGGGAGTCGGCACGTTCCGGCCGATGTCCGGCGATTCGCTCGTCGAGCACCGGATGCACGCGGAGTTCTGCGAACTCTCCCCCGCGACGGCGGCCGAGGTGCGGGCGACGCGGGAGGCCGGCGGGCGGGTCGTCGCGGTCGGCACGACCGCCTGCCGCACGCTCGAGGCCGCGGCGCAGGCGAACGGCGGCGCCGTCGGGCCGTTCTGCGGGCAGACGGAGATCTTCATCCATCCCCCGTACCGCTTCGCGGGGATCGACGGCCTGCTGACGAACTTCCACCTGCCGAAAAGCACGCTCCTCGTGCTGGTCTCGGCCCTCGCAGGCCGGGAGCGAGTGTTGGCGGCGTACCGGGAGGCCGTCACGGAAGGCTACCGCTTCTTCAGCTACGGCGACGCCATGCTGATTCTGTAG